From a single Rodentibacter sp. JRC1 genomic region:
- a CDS encoding pitrilysin family protein → MKKLTALLFLFMTLVSCTQTTSENQNTLPFHPDLLQGKLANGLRYYILENDDPKDRVYLRLVVNAGSMNEDEDQKGVAHIVEHMAFNGSQKYPGNQIINALEKLGMTFARDINAFTDFENTVYTLNLSNNDEQKLSLALEVIDEWMNHLTILPQDLDAERGVVLEEWRARLSPVLRLGDKKSAIEMANSRYIQRDPIGDVSIIKNVSPQRVKDFYRKWYRPDNMSLVIVGDIHKTKIQSLIKQKFAHAKTPATPLEKIDFHIPLINHLRFATVAEKETDYRSIEFSLFEPFQETNTEAGYKQDLIRAVMGGLLNTRLQEWEKRHPKLIDSAAFYDSLLGRETQQHLFSLQLNNTDYQQGVKLLFQFMAEIKQHGFSQTEFKQEIERLQALNQRRLDLKEGSLRIATQLLATSVMKNPVFLSKSQKYRLKSRLLKNITQQEVEQEFARIMALSSKLMLVTLPDPQHKLTLNQSEVENLWQISFNRSQPNWQNQQTKQTLPPLNLTEGDIVQEIRKDQGDIYEFQLGNGSKLIYLYSDKTPKQVYFKAMTAGGVRSVPEHDFHLLRSAAKVVDESGIGEISRQDFLHLFRKTPLGLSTVLDDYYQGFIGASKTDDFENVLKLFRLKLQSAPVDPDVLEKYKKDGLEYLHKKDKETEFARKVAKLRHPNVETVYSQTAQNLTALSASKLSRIYQHYLAEKTDFIYFIVGDIAVSEVRKLAKHYLANLEVKEQLRPSYAVKVAIPEKRLVVSGFSEPRAEVEIYFVANNPWQAENAYLFDVLADILQEKLRLLLREQESSIYSVNVSIFQEPQLPQAEGRITFSAAPHRVNHLLQLTRQVMDEIIQQGVEPELLAKKLVEKQIQIKQNFDSLVFVLNQVEQSYLLTQSPDLIYLYQQLERDITLEKVNAMAKKLLDRQTRFEAILTK, encoded by the coding sequence ATGAAAAAACTGACCGCACTTTTATTTTTATTTATGACTTTAGTAAGCTGTACACAAACCACATCAGAGAATCAGAATACGTTGCCTTTTCACCCTGACCTTTTGCAGGGTAAATTAGCCAACGGCTTACGTTATTACATATTAGAAAATGATGACCCTAAAGATCGCGTGTATCTCCGTCTTGTGGTTAACGCCGGTTCTATGAATGAAGATGAGGATCAAAAAGGCGTGGCTCATATCGTTGAGCATATGGCATTTAACGGTTCGCAAAAGTATCCGGGCAATCAGATCATCAATGCCCTAGAAAAATTAGGTATGACATTTGCTCGTGATATTAACGCATTTACCGATTTTGAAAATACCGTCTATACCCTTAATCTCTCCAATAACGATGAACAAAAACTCTCTCTTGCCTTAGAAGTGATAGACGAATGGATGAATCATTTAACCATTTTACCGCAAGACTTAGATGCCGAACGAGGCGTTGTATTGGAGGAATGGCGGGCACGCCTTAGCCCTGTGCTGCGCCTTGGTGATAAAAAAAGTGCAATTGAAATGGCGAATTCCCGTTATATCCAACGAGACCCGATTGGTGATGTGAGTATCATTAAAAACGTATCACCACAACGTGTAAAAGATTTTTATCGTAAATGGTATCGTCCGGACAATATGTCTTTAGTGATCGTCGGCGATATTCATAAAACTAAAATTCAGTCATTAATTAAACAAAAATTCGCTCACGCCAAAACACCGGCTACGCCATTAGAAAAAATTGATTTTCATATTCCATTAATCAATCACTTGCGTTTTGCAACTGTGGCAGAAAAAGAAACTGATTATCGCAGTATTGAATTCAGCTTGTTTGAACCATTCCAAGAAACGAATACTGAAGCCGGTTACAAACAGGATTTAATTCGTGCAGTTATGGGAGGTCTGCTCAATACCCGATTACAAGAATGGGAAAAGCGACATCCGAAGTTGATTGATTCCGCCGCTTTTTACGATTCTCTGCTAGGACGAGAAACACAACAGCATTTGTTTAGCTTACAGCTCAATAATACGGACTATCAGCAAGGGGTAAAATTGTTGTTCCAATTTATGGCAGAAATTAAACAACATGGTTTTAGCCAAACGGAATTCAAACAAGAAATTGAACGGTTACAAGCGTTAAATCAACGTCGATTGGATTTAAAAGAAGGAAGTTTGCGTATCGCCACCCAATTACTCGCAACAAGTGTGATGAAAAATCCTGTGTTTTTAAGTAAATCGCAAAAATATCGACTTAAATCCCGTTTATTGAAAAATATTACACAGCAAGAAGTGGAACAAGAATTTGCCCGTATTATGGCATTATCGTCAAAATTAATGTTGGTGACTTTACCTGACCCACAACATAAATTGACATTAAATCAATCAGAAGTGGAAAATCTTTGGCAAATCAGTTTTAACCGCTCCCAACCGAACTGGCAAAATCAACAGACCAAACAAACGCTACCACCGCTTAATTTAACGGAAGGCGACATCGTTCAAGAAATACGGAAAGATCAGGGGGATATTTATGAATTTCAACTCGGTAACGGTAGTAAATTAATTTATTTATATAGCGATAAAACACCAAAACAGGTGTATTTCAAAGCCATGACCGCAGGCGGTGTACGTTCCGTACCCGAACATGACTTTCATCTGTTGCGTTCTGCGGCGAAAGTGGTGGATGAAAGCGGTATCGGCGAAATATCCCGACAAGATTTTCTTCATCTATTCCGCAAAACACCGCTTGGTTTATCAACGGTTTTAGATGATTATTACCAAGGTTTTATTGGCGCAAGTAAAACCGACGATTTTGAAAATGTGTTAAAACTGTTTCGCTTAAAATTACAATCCGCCCCAGTGGATCCGGATGTTTTAGAGAAGTATAAAAAAGACGGATTGGAATATTTGCATAAAAAAGATAAAGAAACCGAATTTGCACGCAAGGTAGCAAAACTACGCCACCCTAATGTAGAAACCGTTTATAGCCAAACAGCGCAAAATCTGACCGCACTTTCAGCCTCTAAATTAAGCCGAATTTACCAACATTATTTGGCTGAAAAAACCGACTTTATCTACTTTATCGTGGGCGATATTGCCGTATCCGAAGTAAGAAAACTCGCTAAACATTATTTAGCGAACTTGGAGGTAAAAGAACAATTGCGTCCAAGCTACGCCGTTAAAGTAGCAATACCTGAGAAACGATTGGTTGTTAGTGGTTTTTCAGAGCCACGAGCAGAAGTAGAGATATATTTTGTCGCAAATAATCCATGGCAGGCGGAAAATGCTTATCTATTCGATGTCTTAGCGGATATTTTGCAAGAAAAACTACGTCTATTACTGCGAGAACAAGAATCAAGTATTTATTCGGTCAATGTTTCTATTTTCCAAGAGCCGCAACTTCCTCAAGCTGAAGGTAGAATCACTTTTAGTGCGGCACCTCATCGGGTTAATCACTTACTACAGCTCACACGGCAAGTGATGGATGAAATCATACAACAAGGCGTTGAACCGGAATTATTAGCCAAAAAACTCGTGGAGAAACAAATTCAAATCAAACAAAACTTTGATAGTTTAGTCTTTGTATTAAACCAAGTCGAACAAAGTTACTTACTGACTCAAAGCCCTGATTTAATCTATTTGTACCAACAATTAGAACGGGATATTACCTTGGAAAAGGTCAATGCTATGGCAAAAAAACTCCTCGACCGACAAACAAGATTCGAAGCCATATTAACTAAATAA
- a CDS encoding metal ABC transporter substrate-binding protein: protein MRLILSICLILGSLFSLPSYAKFKVITTFTIIQDIAQNVAGEAAIVESITKPGAEIHDYEPTPKDIVKAQSADLILWNGLNLERWFERFFQNLDKNTPSVVVTENIQPMSIFEGPYQGLPNPHAWMSPSNALIYVENIKQALIKYDPQNADAYRQNAAAYIKKIKALDQPLREKLSKIPENQRWLATSEGAFSYLAKDYGFKEVYLWPINAEQQGTPQQVRNMINLVREHKIPVVFSESTISPKPAQQVAKESGAKYGGVLYVDSLSTAKGPVPTYIDLLNATVSTIAKGFEK, encoded by the coding sequence ATGCGTTTAATTCTTTCAATTTGCCTAATTTTAGGCTCACTTTTTAGCTTACCAAGTTATGCTAAATTTAAAGTCATTACCACTTTCACGATTATTCAAGATATTGCGCAAAATGTTGCCGGAGAAGCGGCGATTGTGGAGTCTATCACCAAACCGGGGGCAGAAATTCACGATTACGAACCAACGCCGAAAGATATTGTAAAAGCACAATCGGCAGATTTAATTTTATGGAATGGATTGAATCTTGAACGTTGGTTCGAACGATTCTTTCAAAACCTCGATAAAAATACTCCCTCTGTTGTCGTTACCGAAAATATCCAACCAATGTCTATTTTTGAAGGGCCTTACCAAGGGTTACCTAATCCTCACGCTTGGATGTCCCCGTCTAATGCACTAATTTATGTTGAGAACATCAAACAAGCATTAATCAAATATGACCCGCAAAATGCGGATGCCTATCGCCAAAATGCGGCAGCTTATATCAAAAAAATCAAAGCATTAGATCAACCTTTACGGGAAAAATTATCTAAAATCCCTGAAAATCAACGCTGGTTGGCAACAAGTGAAGGTGCATTCAGTTATTTGGCGAAAGATTATGGTTTTAAAGAAGTCTATTTATGGCCGATTAATGCCGAGCAACAAGGAACACCGCAACAGGTTCGCAATATGATTAATTTAGTTCGTGAACACAAAATTCCTGTCGTATTCAGTGAAAGCACGATCTCTCCAAAACCGGCTCAACAAGTAGCGAAAGAAAGCGGTGCAAAATATGGTGGCGTGCTTTACGTTGATTCCCTTTCTACGGCAAAAGGACCGGTTCCGACATACATTGATTTACTCAATGCCACTGTATCAACTATCGCAAAAGGATTTGAAAAATAA
- a CDS encoding ATP-binding cassette domain-containing protein: MNIAPQTSIQVDNITVRYNNGHTAIYDVSFDLQGGTTCALVGVNGSGKSTLFKSLMGLVTPQQGHIQLCGLPIKRALKQNLIAYVPQTEDVDWQFPVSVYDVVMMGRYGYMNFLRRPKPEDKQQVQQAMKRVSIEHLAERQIGELSGGQKKRVFLARALAQQSKIILLDEPFTGVDIKTENAIMNLLSELRSEGHLILVSTHNLGSIPDYCDQVVMINRTVLAVGETRTTFTQQNLELAFGGVLRHIKLLSDDLHDDEDTRSVTVITDDELPAVFYGQTKNDPPAPTIKPCSNENNSENTEQRDRNL; encoded by the coding sequence ATGAACATAGCCCCACAAACTTCTATACAGGTTGACAATATTACCGTTCGTTATAACAACGGACATACTGCGATTTATGATGTTTCATTTGATTTACAAGGCGGTACGACTTGTGCTTTAGTCGGCGTAAATGGTAGCGGTAAATCTACCTTGTTTAAAAGTTTGATGGGGTTAGTCACCCCTCAGCAAGGGCATATTCAGCTTTGCGGACTACCAATTAAACGCGCACTCAAACAAAACTTGATTGCTTATGTGCCGCAAACCGAAGATGTCGATTGGCAATTTCCCGTTTCCGTTTATGACGTTGTGATGATGGGACGCTACGGTTATATGAATTTTTTAAGAAGACCAAAACCGGAGGATAAGCAACAAGTTCAGCAAGCGATGAAAAGGGTTTCAATAGAACATCTTGCCGAACGACAAATCGGCGAACTGTCAGGCGGACAAAAAAAACGTGTTTTTTTAGCACGTGCACTAGCACAACAAAGTAAAATCATCTTATTAGACGAGCCTTTTACCGGCGTGGATATTAAAACTGAAAATGCAATTATGAATTTATTGTCCGAACTACGCAGTGAAGGACATTTAATCCTTGTTTCAACCCACAATTTAGGTTCAATTCCCGATTATTGCGATCAGGTTGTTATGATTAATCGCACAGTCCTCGCAGTGGGGGAAACAAGAACAACCTTTACCCAACAAAATTTAGAGCTTGCCTTTGGCGGTGTATTACGTCATATCAAATTACTCAGTGATGATTTACATGATGATGAAGATACACGCTCCGTTACCGTCATCACCGATGATGAATTACCTGCGGTCTTCTACGGTCAAACTAAAAATGATCCGCCTGCTCCGACAATCAAACCTTGTAGCAACGAAAATAATAGTGAAAATACCGAGCAACGGGATAGAAACTTATGA
- a CDS encoding metal ABC transporter permease, with protein MMELLLEPFSYDYMLKALLLSAAVGGICAFLSSYLMLKGWSLIGDALSHSVVPGVAIAYSFSLPYALGAFFSGILAALSILWIKSISKLREDAIIGFIFTTFFALGLLIISLNPTAINVQEIILGNILGIADEDIIQMGIIILVCLIFMLCFWKDLLLVFFDEILAVSVGLRPIYYKVLFFTLLSACVVAALQTVGAILVIAMVITPGATAYLLTDRFKTLALIAVSLGITTSVLGVYLSYYLDGATGGIIVCFQTALFLMAFFFSPKYGVITQKLSRKKEQTNE; from the coding sequence ATGATGGAATTATTACTCGAACCTTTCAGTTATGATTATATGCTGAAAGCATTGTTGCTTAGTGCGGCTGTCGGTGGAATTTGTGCGTTTTTATCTTCTTATCTTATGCTTAAAGGATGGTCGCTTATCGGTGATGCGCTTTCCCATTCGGTTGTACCCGGCGTTGCTATTGCGTATTCCTTTTCCCTACCTTATGCCTTAGGCGCATTTTTTTCCGGTATTTTGGCGGCACTTTCCATACTTTGGATAAAATCTATCTCCAAATTACGTGAAGATGCGATTATCGGCTTTATTTTCACCACATTTTTTGCCCTAGGTTTGTTGATTATCTCCTTAAACCCGACAGCAATTAATGTACAAGAAATCATCTTAGGTAATATTTTAGGTATCGCTGATGAGGATATTATTCAAATGGGGATCATCATTCTCGTTTGCTTAATATTTATGCTGTGTTTTTGGAAAGATTTACTATTGGTCTTTTTTGATGAAATCCTCGCCGTATCCGTAGGCTTACGCCCTATTTACTATAAAGTATTGTTTTTTACTTTACTCAGTGCTTGTGTGGTCGCTGCGTTGCAAACCGTCGGTGCAATTCTCGTTATCGCAATGGTGATTACCCCCGGTGCAACCGCCTATTTATTAACGGATCGTTTTAAAACCTTAGCACTCATTGCGGTTTCACTTGGTATAACGACTAGTGTATTAGGGGTTTATCTCAGCTACTATTTGGATGGTGCAACAGGCGGAATTATTGTCTGTTTTCAGACCGCACTTTTCCTAATGGCTTTCTTCTTTTCACCAAAATACGGTGTCATTACACAAAAATTATCCCGTAAAAAGGAGCAAACGAATGAATAA
- a CDS encoding metal ABC transporter permease, which produces MNNFLNWFAEPFQYPFMQNALATALIVAIICAILSCYLILKGWALMGDAISHAVLPGIVVAFLLGIPLTIGAFVAGLICSLGVGYLKENSRIKEDTAMGIVFSGMFALGIVMFTKIETDQHLSHILFGNLLGVSLAEVVQTLLVSVVIFAIVISKRKDFLLYCFDPSHTRVVGLSPKVLHYGLLILLAMTIISAMQVVGVILVVAMLISPGITAYTLSKRFDRMLLIAIAVSVTTSVLGTIISYHIDASTGPCIILLQAGAFILALTYKQIRYGSRSQISKTA; this is translated from the coding sequence ATGAATAATTTCCTAAATTGGTTTGCGGAACCCTTCCAATATCCTTTTATGCAAAACGCATTGGCAACCGCACTTATCGTCGCCATTATTTGCGCTATTTTATCTTGCTATTTGATTCTAAAAGGCTGGGCATTAATGGGCGATGCGATCTCTCATGCCGTTCTTCCCGGTATTGTCGTCGCCTTTCTATTAGGAATCCCTTTAACTATCGGCGCATTTGTTGCAGGATTAATTTGCTCGCTTGGTGTCGGTTATTTAAAAGAAAACAGTCGAATAAAAGAAGATACTGCAATGGGGATTGTTTTTTCAGGAATGTTTGCACTAGGTATTGTGATGTTTACCAAGATAGAAACGGATCAGCATCTTTCTCACATTTTGTTCGGTAATTTATTAGGTGTTAGCCTAGCCGAAGTTGTGCAAACCTTGCTTGTTTCCGTGGTTATTTTCGCTATCGTGATATCAAAAAGGAAGGATTTCTTGCTTTATTGCTTTGATCCAAGCCATACGCGGGTTGTCGGGCTTTCACCTAAAGTACTACATTACGGATTATTGATTTTATTAGCGATGACAATTATCAGTGCAATGCAGGTCGTAGGGGTTATTCTTGTCGTCGCAATGCTAATCTCACCGGGTATAACCGCTTATACGCTAAGCAAACGCTTTGATAGAATGTTACTCATTGCAATAGCGGTATCCGTTACAACAAGTGTTCTAGGGACAATAATTAGCTATCATATTGATGCCTCAACCGGTCCTTGTATCATCTTGTTACAAGCTGGGGCTTTTATCTTAGCGTTGACATATAAGCAAATTAGATACGGCAGCAGATCGCAAATAAGCAAAACGGCATAA
- a CDS encoding thiamine diphosphokinase, giving the protein MEKIKMNIAVIAGQNPSPFCTALSAQFDYFVGVDRGALFLLQQSLPLNMAVGDFDSVSAAEFEGVLQQAEKLIRASTEKNDTDLELAISAIFHCYPQAKVQIFGALGGRLDHQMSNLFLVANPEIAPFMSQIELIDSQNHILFRPAGKHLLSPISQMNYIGFMPMQSGRLMIRYAKYPLNETNYFIKPCYGSNEFIRDEIEIELESGYVLVIYSKDR; this is encoded by the coding sequence TTGGAAAAAATCAAAATGAATATCGCCGTTATTGCAGGGCAAAATCCTTCCCCATTTTGTACCGCACTTTCTGCTCAATTTGATTATTTTGTCGGTGTAGATCGAGGGGCTTTGTTTTTATTGCAACAAAGTTTGCCGCTGAATATGGCAGTGGGAGATTTTGACTCCGTAAGTGCGGCGGAATTTGAAGGTGTTTTGCAACAGGCGGAAAAACTCATTCGGGCTTCTACAGAGAAAAATGACACCGACTTAGAACTTGCGATTAGCGCGATTTTCCATTGCTATCCCCAAGCAAAAGTACAAATTTTTGGTGCTTTGGGAGGGCGACTCGATCATCAAATGAGTAATCTTTTTTTGGTGGCGAACCCTGAAATTGCTCCCTTTATGTCGCAAATTGAGCTCATTGATTCACAAAACCATATTTTATTTCGCCCTGCGGGAAAGCATCTTCTTTCGCCTATTTCTCAAATGAACTATATCGGTTTTATGCCAATGCAAAGTGGAAGGTTAATGATTCGTTATGCTAAATATCCGCTCAATGAAACCAATTACTTTATAAAACCTTGTTACGGAAGTAACGAATTTATCAGGGACGAAATTGAAATCGAATTAGAGAGCGGATATGTTTTAGTTATTTATAGCAAAGATCGATAA
- the hpt gene encoding hypoxanthine phosphoribosyltransferase: MKKHHVDVLISESDVMSRIESLGSEITDFYKAKQVDKLIVVGLLRGSFMFMADLVRKLNLPVEIEFMTTASYGSGMTTNHDVKITKDLDGDIRGEHVLIVEDIIDTGYTLEKVREILKLREPASLAICTLLDKPSRREVTVPVEWVGFKIPDEFVVGYGIDYAQRHRNLGYIGKVVLEE; the protein is encoded by the coding sequence ATGAAAAAACATCATGTTGATGTACTCATCTCTGAAAGCGATGTGATGTCCCGGATTGAATCATTAGGGAGCGAGATTACGGATTTTTATAAAGCCAAGCAGGTGGATAAACTTATTGTTGTCGGTTTATTGCGTGGTTCGTTTATGTTTATGGCTGATTTAGTACGCAAATTAAATCTTCCGGTAGAAATTGAATTTATGACCACCGCAAGTTACGGCAGCGGTATGACGACAAATCACGATGTGAAAATAACAAAAGATTTGGATGGTGATATTCGTGGTGAACACGTACTTATCGTTGAAGATATTATTGATACCGGCTACACCCTTGAAAAAGTACGCGAGATTTTGAAATTGCGCGAACCGGCAAGTCTAGCAATTTGTACTTTACTTGATAAACCATCGCGCCGCGAAGTTACAGTACCCGTGGAATGGGTGGGATTTAAAATTCCTGATGAATTTGTCGTGGGCTATGGTATCGATTATGCTCAGCGCCATCGTAACTTAGGTTATATCGGGAAAGTAGTTTTAGAAGAGTAA
- the pmbA gene encoding metalloprotease PmbA, translating into MKTTENQTALLKTQEQELRQAVSFAIDTAKKAGATAEVGVTKSSGLSVSIRLQEMENVEFTNDGALGISVYLGQQKGNASTSDLSEKAIKNAVEAALAIAKYTSPDDCSGVAEKELMAFEAPDLELYHAADIDVENATKLALEAEKSALDFDPHIVNSNGASFNAHTGVRVYGNSHGMLQSYLSSRYSLSCSVIGGVENALENDYEYTVSREFDKLSPAKWVGEHCAEKVIARLNPQKLTTREVPVIFLNDVATGIISHFAAAISGGSLYRKSSFLLDHLGKQVLPEWFNISERPHLLRRLASTPFDSEGVRTQNLEIVQNGVLQTYLLTYYSGKKMGMQSTGHAGGIHNWLVQPNLSGGLTALLREMGTGLLVTDVMGQGVNLVTGDYSRGASGFWVENGEIQYPVAEITIAGQLPHMLKNIVAVADDVEHRSNIQTGSILLDKMKVSGN; encoded by the coding sequence ATGAAAACAACTGAAAATCAGACCGCACTTTTAAAAACACAAGAACAGGAGTTACGCCAAGCCGTAAGTTTTGCAATTGATACGGCAAAAAAAGCCGGTGCTACTGCAGAAGTCGGAGTGACGAAATCAAGTGGTTTATCCGTTTCAATACGCTTGCAAGAAATGGAAAATGTCGAATTTACCAATGACGGCGCATTAGGTATTTCTGTTTATTTAGGGCAACAAAAAGGCAATGCTTCCACCTCGGATTTAAGTGAAAAGGCAATTAAAAATGCGGTTGAAGCCGCATTGGCAATAGCAAAATATACTTCCCCCGATGATTGTTCAGGGGTAGCCGAAAAAGAATTAATGGCGTTTGAAGCGCCGGATCTTGAACTTTATCACGCAGCGGACATAGATGTTGAAAATGCCACAAAATTAGCACTGGAGGCGGAAAAGTCGGCGTTAGATTTTGACCCGCATATTGTCAATAGCAATGGCGCAAGTTTCAACGCACATACCGGCGTGCGGGTGTATGGCAATAGCCATGGAATGTTACAAAGTTATTTATCAAGCCGTTACTCCTTATCTTGTTCTGTTATCGGTGGCGTAGAAAATGCATTGGAAAATGATTACGAATACACGGTTTCGCGTGAATTTGACAAATTGTCCCCAGCCAAATGGGTGGGAGAGCATTGTGCGGAAAAAGTGATCGCCCGCTTGAACCCGCAAAAATTAACGACACGCGAGGTGCCGGTAATTTTCTTAAATGATGTGGCAACAGGCATCATTTCACATTTTGCGGCGGCGATCAGCGGTGGTAGTTTATACCGGAAATCAAGTTTTTTACTCGATCACTTAGGCAAACAGGTTCTGCCGGAGTGGTTCAATATTAGTGAACGTCCGCATTTATTACGCCGTTTAGCCTCAACGCCTTTTGATAGCGAAGGCGTGCGCACGCAAAATTTAGAAATTGTGCAAAATGGTGTATTACAAACTTATTTGTTGACCTATTACAGCGGCAAAAAAATGGGTATGCAGAGCACCGGTCATGCGGGGGGAATTCATAACTGGCTTGTTCAGCCTAATTTAAGCGGTGGATTGACCGCACTTTTGCGTGAGATGGGTACCGGTTTATTAGTGACGGATGTTATGGGGCAAGGCGTGAATCTCGTTACCGGTGATTATTCCCGCGGCGCATCAGGTTTCTGGGTGGAAAACGGTGAAATTCAGTATCCTGTGGCGGAAATCACGATTGCGGGGCAGCTTCCTCATATGCTGAAAAATATAGTTGCCGTTGCCGATGATGTTGAGCATCGTTCCAATATTCAAACGGGATCGATTCTATTGGATAAAATGAAAGTTTCGGGGAATTAA
- the yjgA gene encoding ribosome biogenesis factor YjgA, with translation MARRKKEAFDWEDEDQEEIIWVSKSEIKRDAEALKQLGEKLVNLTKANLTKIPLDDALLEAVELAQRLQKEARRRQLQYIGKLLRGADAEPIQEALDKIENKHNQQQAMLHKIENVRDELVENGDLALTSLLNEYPNADRQQLRNLIRGAQKEKTQNKPSKAYRELYQMLKGLMLEE, from the coding sequence ATGGCAAGACGTAAAAAAGAAGCCTTCGATTGGGAAGATGAAGATCAAGAAGAAATTATTTGGGTAAGTAAAAGTGAAATCAAGCGTGACGCGGAAGCACTCAAACAACTTGGCGAGAAACTCGTGAACTTAACCAAAGCAAATCTGACTAAAATCCCGCTTGATGATGCTTTGCTTGAGGCCGTTGAATTAGCGCAACGCTTACAAAAAGAAGCACGCCGCCGTCAATTGCAATATATCGGAAAGCTTTTACGTGGTGCTGATGCCGAACCTATTCAAGAAGCCTTGGATAAAATTGAGAATAAACACAATCAACAACAAGCTATGTTGCATAAAATCGAAAATGTGCGTGACGAACTGGTTGAAAACGGCGACTTAGCCTTAACATCATTATTAAATGAATATCCAAATGCTGATCGCCAACAATTACGCAATTTAATTCGGGGTGCACAAAAGGAAAAGACACAAAATAAACCCTCAAAAGCTTATCGTGAACTTTATCAAATGTTGAAAGGGCTTATGTTAGAAGAATAA
- the lptC gene encoding LPS export ABC transporter periplasmic protein LptC, with product MNIRLNIILGVIALGLLGWFYTLNQDNTDLENLIKKPNSPEYIGTKMATTVFSPEGKKQYFAISEKVEHYNQEERTDFISPLVYLFDVSLNSDKEKANSENIKLNKQNWKLSAQNAKLMKNEMLYLEGNVVAESLDPLSKLQRVETESAAINLKTQDIISDTQVKINGLNFHSTGLKLVGNLRQQTATLKEQVKTYYEISKP from the coding sequence ATGAATATTCGTTTGAATATTATTTTAGGTGTAATTGCACTGGGATTATTAGGTTGGTTTTATACTCTAAATCAAGATAATACCGACTTGGAAAACCTCATCAAAAAACCGAATTCACCCGAATACATTGGCACAAAAATGGCAACGACCGTATTTTCTCCGGAAGGAAAAAAACAATACTTCGCTATTTCTGAGAAAGTGGAACACTACAATCAAGAGGAGCGTACCGATTTTATCTCACCGTTAGTGTACCTTTTCGATGTATCGTTAAATTCGGATAAAGAAAAGGCTAATTCAGAGAACATCAAACTTAATAAACAGAATTGGAAGTTAAGTGCGCAAAATGCCAAATTAATGAAAAATGAAATGCTTTATTTAGAAGGTAATGTGGTTGCAGAAAGTTTAGATCCGCTTTCAAAATTACAACGCGTAGAAACCGAATCGGCAGCAATCAACTTAAAAACACAGGACATTATCTCTGACACTCAAGTAAAAATTAACGGACTTAATTTTCATTCGACCGGATTAAAATTAGTCGGTAATTTACGCCAACAAACGGCAACCTTAAAAGAACAGGTAAAAACGTACTATGAAATCAGTAAACCGTAA
- the lptA gene encoding lipopolysaccharide transport periplasmic protein LptA, with product MKSVNRKFILITTLMMTSLSAFALKDDTNQPINIVSDNQSLDMENSIVTFTDNVVITQGSILIKANKVVITRPPENSGKKETVEAFGSPVTFHQLLDDGKPVDGKANRVHYDLGAEFLTLTGNAQLKQLDSKIDGERITYDVKKQQLKANGGKSRVQTVLIPTQLQQKGKK from the coding sequence ATGAAATCAGTAAACCGTAAGTTTATTCTCATCACTACCCTAATGATGACTTCCCTTTCCGCATTTGCGTTGAAAGATGATACCAACCAACCGATTAACATTGTTTCCGATAACCAGTCTTTGGATATGGAAAACAGTATCGTTACTTTCACGGATAATGTGGTAATAACACAGGGTTCAATTCTGATTAAAGCGAATAAGGTCGTCATCACCCGTCCGCCTGAAAATTCGGGCAAAAAAGAAACTGTGGAAGCATTCGGTTCACCGGTAACTTTTCATCAATTACTCGATGACGGTAAACCGGTAGATGGCAAAGCAAATAGAGTGCATTATGATTTAGGTGCTGAATTTTTAACCCTTACCGGCAATGCTCAATTAAAGCAACTTGATAGCAAAATCGATGGTGAACGCATTACTTACGATGTGAAAAAGCAACAATTAAAAGCCAATGGCGGTAAATCACGGGTACAAACCGTATTGATCCCAACACAATTGCAACAAAAGGGAAAAAAATAA